In Flavobacterium piscisymbiosum, the sequence GAATAAAATGGGCTTTGACAGAAAATAATCCTGTAATAAAACCATATGATGAAAATTTATGGTCGGACTTGCCTGATAATTTGAAGATGCCCATTAAACCAACATTGACACTGCTTGATGGATTACATTTTAGACTGGCTTTTATTATGAAGAATTTACCTGATGAAGATCTTGAAAAATCTTTTATTCATCCGGAAAACAATTCAGAATATAAAATAAAACTATTAATGGCCACATACGCCTGGCACGGTAATCATCATTTAGCGCATATTACTACTTTAAAAAAATATAAAAACTGGAAATAAAAGCAATGTTTCTTTTTTATACACTGTATACAATTTATCCTTAATAAAAAAAAATCTCTTCGGCTGAAGAGATTTTTTTTGCCCTTTAAGGAATATTCAAATATTTATGCGTTTGAAGTGAAACTCTCCACTTGGGATTATTCATTACATAATCTACAATCAGAGGTGTCATTTCTTCTTTTTTGCTCCACTCCGGTTGAAGAAACAATATTGCTTTGTCATTTACGAGCTCTGCTTGTTCTTCTGCAAAAATAAAATCGTGTTTGTTATAAATAATTACCTTTAACTCGTGCGCACTATCATACACCGTTTGTGTTGGTAATTTATTTTTTTTAGGCGAAAGACAAATCCAATCCCATGTACCCGTTAATGGATAGGCTCCTGAGGTTTCGATATGAACTTTTAAATTTCTATTTTTTAATTCCTGAGTTAACAAACTCATATCCCAGGTCAAAGGTTCTCCTCCAGTTATCACAACAGTGTCAGCATAAGTTGCTGCATTATTTACAATTAAATCAACACTTGTTGGCGGATGTAACTCTGCATTCCAGCTCTCCTTCACATCACACCAGTGACAACCAACATCACAACCTCCAATTCGTATAAAGTAAGCGGCCGTTCCTGTATGAAAACCTTCTCCCTGAATGGTATAAAACTCTTCCATCAAAGGTAACATAGCTCCTTTATTTACTTCTAATTGTATTTCTTTTGATAACATTATTATATTTTAAAGTGCAAAGATAGTCAATTAAATACGGAACAAAAAAAACCGATAGTCCAAAGAACTATCGGTTTTATATTTAATAAAAGACCTTATATTATTTTAAAGCTTTTACAGATTGTGCAGCGTAAGCGTTTGCAGGATCTAAAACTAAAGTTTTATTGAAATATTCAATTGCTTTAGCTTTATCTGTATTTGCATAACTAGCACCGATACTATTGTAAGCTTCGATTACTTTTTTAACTGTAGCAGGTTTTGCTAATTCTTCAGGACCTTTTGCAGTTGTTTTAGTTACATACTCTTCGTAATTTTTGATAATTAAATCATCTTTCTCAAGTAAGTTATTAATTCT encodes:
- a CDS encoding YfiT family bacillithiol transferase; the encoded protein is MEALDLEKLKYPIGKFEFPTEFSLEYISDKIHEIESFPERLKKETIHLTDEQLDTPYRPGGWTVRQVIHHCAESHMNCYIRIKWALTENNPVIKPYDENLWSDLPDNLKMPIKPTLTLLDGLHFRLAFIMKNLPDEDLEKSFIHPENNSEYKIKLLMATYAWHGNHHLAHITTLKKYKNWK
- a CDS encoding 7-carboxy-7-deazaguanine synthase QueE, with product MLSKEIQLEVNKGAMLPLMEEFYTIQGEGFHTGTAAYFIRIGGCDVGCHWCDVKESWNAELHPPTSVDLIVNNAATYADTVVITGGEPLTWDMSLLTQELKNRNLKVHIETSGAYPLTGTWDWICLSPKKNKLPTQTVYDSAHELKVIIYNKHDFIFAEEQAELVNDKAILFLQPEWSKKEEMTPLIVDYVMNNPKWRVSLQTHKYLNIP